A section of the Verrucomicrobium sp. GAS474 genome encodes:
- a CDS encoding potassium-transporting ATPase subunit F → MRAPLKKGNPMVLFVTLLALVLLGYLLTAMIWPEKF, encoded by the coding sequence GTGCGGGCGCCTCTGAAGAAAGGAAACCCCATGGTCCTCTTCGTCACGCTCCTCGCGCTCGTCCTCCTGGGCTACCTGCTCACGGCCATGATCTGGCCGGAAAAATTCTAA
- a CDS encoding ABC transporter ATP-binding protein encodes MNIIETENLTRRYGKNDAVNGLTFHVPEGAIYAFLGPNGAGKTTTIQTLLNIQRPTSGIARVLGVPTTALGPKELAQIGYVSENQQLPESMTVDRFLAWCKPMYPTWDDAFADQLRARFELPLDRKLKNLSRGMKMKAALLASIAYRPRLLVLDEPFSGLDPLMRDEFIRGVLELSEQEKWTVFLSSHDIDEVERLADWVGILNMGKLHLSEASESLQRRFRRVEFTVKEENRKLPASLPASWYVAEVAGHGVRFVTGEYVAGETEKKVAEIFPDASPVTVSPMPLREIFLALARTFRIKPTL; translated from the coding sequence ATGAACATCATCGAGACTGAAAACCTGACCCGCCGCTACGGCAAGAACGACGCCGTCAACGGCCTCACCTTCCACGTCCCCGAAGGGGCCATCTACGCCTTCCTGGGGCCGAACGGCGCGGGCAAGACCACCACCATCCAGACCCTCCTCAACATCCAGCGCCCCACCTCCGGGATCGCCCGCGTCCTCGGCGTCCCCACGACCGCCCTCGGCCCGAAGGAACTCGCCCAGATCGGCTACGTCTCGGAAAACCAGCAGCTCCCGGAGTCGATGACCGTCGACCGCTTCCTCGCCTGGTGCAAGCCGATGTATCCCACTTGGGACGATGCTTTTGCGGATCAATTGCGTGCTCGTTTCGAGCTTCCGTTAGACAGAAAGTTGAAGAACCTCTCGCGCGGCATGAAGATGAAGGCGGCCCTCCTCGCCTCGATCGCCTACCGCCCCCGCCTCCTCGTCCTCGACGAGCCCTTCTCCGGCCTCGATCCCCTCATGCGGGACGAGTTCATCCGGGGCGTCCTCGAGCTCTCCGAGCAGGAGAAATGGACCGTCTTCCTCTCCTCCCACGACATCGACGAAGTCGAGCGCCTCGCCGACTGGGTCGGCATCCTCAACATGGGGAAGCTCCACCTCTCCGAGGCGAGCGAGTCGCTCCAGCGCCGCTTCCGCCGCGTCGAGTTCACCGTGAAGGAAGAGAACCGGAAGCTCCCCGCCTCCCTCCCCGCGTCGTGGTACGTCGCCGAGGTCGCCGGACACGGTGTCCGCTTCGTCACCGGGGAATACGTCGCGGGCGAGACCGAGAAGAAAGTCGCCGAGATCTTCCCCGACGCCTCCCCCGTCACCGTCAGCCCCATGCCCCTGCGCGAGATCTTCCTCGCCCTCGCCCGCACCTTCCGCATCAAACCGACGCTCTAG
- a CDS encoding C4-type zinc ribbon domain-containing protein gives MLTKIREELARLPLEEKALEDKRKAASARLDYLRNALRQIEVERKALDLDAKSKREQVAKYKAQMLQTRKNEEYAALDKEIAHVEKAIVAVEDEELVRMERASELDQQIVSEEAQLKVQEADLVKQKEAIAARKTRLDAEAGRVGALQQEAEASVLTCPEGETLLSRYRRLFAAKKKHPVSALVGGICSGCHMKVTAQTVQIARANLEQNIASCESCGRLLYFSE, from the coding sequence ATGCTGACGAAGATCCGCGAGGAATTGGCCCGCCTCCCGCTGGAGGAAAAGGCGCTGGAGGACAAGCGCAAGGCGGCCTCCGCCCGGCTCGATTACCTCCGCAACGCCCTCCGCCAGATCGAGGTGGAGCGGAAGGCCCTCGACCTCGACGCGAAGTCGAAGCGGGAGCAGGTGGCGAAGTACAAGGCGCAGATGCTCCAGACGCGGAAGAACGAGGAGTATGCGGCGCTCGACAAGGAGATCGCCCACGTGGAGAAGGCGATCGTCGCGGTCGAGGACGAGGAACTGGTCCGCATGGAGCGGGCGTCCGAGCTCGACCAGCAGATTGTTTCCGAGGAGGCCCAGCTGAAGGTCCAGGAGGCCGACCTGGTAAAGCAGAAGGAGGCGATCGCCGCCCGCAAGACCCGCCTCGATGCCGAGGCCGGACGGGTGGGGGCGCTCCAGCAGGAGGCCGAGGCCTCGGTCCTGACCTGCCCCGAGGGGGAGACTCTTTTATCCCGTTACCGCCGCCTCTTCGCGGCGAAGAAGAAGCATCCCGTGTCGGCGCTGGTCGGCGGGATCTGCAGCGGTTGCCACATGAAGGTGACGGCGCAGACGGTGCAGATCGCCCGGGCGAACCTGGAGCAGAACATCGCCTCGTGCGAGAGCTGCGGCCGGTTGCTCTATTTCTCCGAATAA
- the rpoN gene encoding RNA polymerase factor sigma-54, giving the protein MGGFGLHQNLGLGQTLSPQMQQSLALLQAPALELRSLIQQEIEINPVLEEMHEEPGPENTDSTADDWDGESSGSESSDRDAEAAAEADADWREYFAQSKAGNGSYTAEDAERRRYFFDSQAEEESLSAHLTEQLTLAADDPKIIEAGKEIIGSLDDDGFLTATLDEVAASAMLPAAVVHQALALVQTFDPIGVAARDLRECLLIQLDRLGKAEDIEAAIVSHHLPDLGRRKFQDIARALRVPVERVNQAAHFISTLQPRPGSTYAPDDKRNIVQAELAVQKQGTQWVVVLNDDAVPRLRISDTYKDILATDGNDAKVREYLKDKIRSGKFIIKCLHLRQQTLFNIATAIVARQTEFFEQGAAMLKPLTMSQIAEAVSVHETTVSRAIANKYIQTPWGVFDLKYFFTPGYQTSSGEFLSNTSVKESIADLVSRENPQKPLSDQEIVTILSERGIPLARRTVAKYRSELNILPSNLRRTGS; this is encoded by the coding sequence ATGGGCGGTTTCGGACTCCATCAAAACCTCGGGCTCGGCCAGACGCTCTCGCCGCAGATGCAGCAGTCGCTCGCGCTGCTGCAGGCCCCGGCGCTGGAGCTCCGTTCCCTCATCCAGCAGGAGATCGAGATCAACCCGGTCCTCGAGGAGATGCACGAGGAACCGGGTCCCGAGAATACCGACTCGACCGCCGACGACTGGGACGGCGAGAGCAGCGGGAGCGAATCGAGCGACCGCGACGCCGAGGCGGCCGCCGAGGCCGATGCCGACTGGCGGGAATACTTCGCCCAGTCGAAGGCCGGAAACGGCTCCTACACCGCCGAGGACGCCGAGCGCCGCCGCTATTTCTTCGATTCCCAGGCCGAGGAGGAGAGCCTCTCCGCCCACCTGACGGAGCAGCTCACCCTCGCCGCCGACGATCCGAAGATCATCGAGGCGGGCAAGGAGATCATCGGGAGCCTCGACGACGACGGCTTCCTCACCGCCACCCTCGACGAGGTCGCCGCCTCGGCGATGCTCCCCGCGGCGGTCGTCCACCAGGCACTCGCCCTCGTCCAGACCTTCGACCCCATCGGCGTCGCCGCCCGGGACCTCCGGGAGTGCCTCCTCATCCAGCTCGACCGCCTGGGCAAGGCCGAGGACATCGAGGCCGCCATCGTCTCCCACCACCTTCCCGACCTCGGCCGGAGGAAGTTCCAGGATATCGCCCGCGCCCTCCGCGTCCCGGTGGAGCGGGTGAACCAGGCCGCCCACTTCATCTCGACCCTCCAGCCCCGCCCCGGCTCGACCTACGCTCCCGACGACAAGAGGAACATCGTCCAGGCCGAGCTCGCCGTGCAGAAGCAGGGGACGCAGTGGGTCGTCGTCCTGAACGACGACGCCGTTCCCCGCCTCCGCATCAGCGACACCTACAAGGACATCCTCGCCACCGACGGCAACGACGCGAAGGTCCGCGAGTACCTGAAGGACAAGATCCGCTCCGGGAAGTTCATCATCAAGTGCCTCCACCTCCGGCAGCAGACCCTCTTCAACATCGCCACGGCGATCGTCGCGAGGCAGACCGAGTTCTTCGAGCAGGGGGCCGCGATGCTGAAGCCCCTCACGATGAGCCAGATCGCCGAGGCCGTCAGCGTCCACGAGACGACCGTCAGCCGCGCCATCGCGAACAAGTACATCCAGACCCCGTGGGGTGTCTTCGATCTGAAATACTTCTTCACCCCCGGCTACCAGACCTCCAGCGGGGAATTCCTCTCCAATACCAGCGTTAAGGAATCGATCGCCGACCTCGTCTCCCGGGAGAATCCCCAGAAGCCCCTCTCCGACCAGGAGATCGTCACCATCCTTTCCGAGCGCGGCATCCCGCTGGCCCGGCGCACCGTCGCCAAATACCGCTCCGAATTGAACATCCTCCCCTCGAACCTTCGCCGCACGGGGTCATGA
- the kdpA gene encoding potassium-transporting ATPase subunit KdpA — translation MNSHGWIQLAVFLGLLLALTKPLGLYLVQVLRPDGRTWLDPVLRPVERWTYRLGGVDPGREQDWKRYTVALLLFSLTGAALTYVLLRCQGWLPLNPQKLPGLSPDLAFNTAISFTTNTNWQSYAGESTMSYLSQMVALVIHNFTSAATGIAIAAALVRGIARQSTMTLGNFWVDLVRATYYLLLPISVVVAVFLVSQGVVQNFKPYDTVPLVEKQTIQVPKTDDAGNAVNDAKGDPVLVDQVVDTQTVVQGPVASQVAIKMLGTNGGGYVNANAAHPFENPTPLSNLVQMLLIFAIPSALTWWLGRTVGNQGHGWAVWAAMALLFVGAFLVCWHYEAAGNPIHAGLGVAAADGNMEGKEVRFGIFNSALFATVTTDASCGAVNAMHDSFTPLGGLVPLFNIMLGEVVFGGVGAGLYGMLVFVVLGVFIAGLMIGRTPEYLGKKIGAYEVKMAMLVVLVLAASILGFSAWASASEWGRAGLNNQGPHGLSEILYAFTSATGNNGSAFAGLTANTPWYNTTLGLAMFIGRFLMIVPVMALAGALAAKKRVPDGPGAFPVSGATFVFLLIATVLLVGALNFVPALALGPVVEHFLMRGGQLF, via the coding sequence ATGAACTCTCACGGTTGGATTCAGTTGGCGGTCTTTCTCGGACTGCTCCTCGCCCTCACGAAACCCCTCGGCCTCTACCTCGTCCAGGTGCTCCGTCCCGACGGACGGACCTGGCTCGATCCGGTGCTCCGGCCCGTCGAGCGGTGGACCTACCGCCTCGGCGGCGTCGATCCCGGCAGGGAACAGGACTGGAAGCGCTACACCGTCGCGCTCCTCCTCTTCAGCCTGACGGGGGCGGCCCTCACCTACGTGCTGCTGCGGTGCCAGGGCTGGCTTCCGCTCAATCCGCAGAAGCTCCCGGGGCTCAGCCCCGACCTCGCCTTCAACACGGCGATCAGCTTCACGACGAACACGAACTGGCAGAGCTACGCCGGCGAGTCGACGATGTCGTATCTCTCGCAGATGGTCGCGCTGGTGATCCACAACTTCACCTCGGCGGCGACCGGCATCGCCATCGCCGCCGCGCTGGTGCGGGGCATCGCGCGGCAATCGACGATGACGCTCGGGAACTTCTGGGTCGATCTCGTGAGGGCGACCTACTACCTCCTCCTGCCCATCTCGGTCGTCGTCGCGGTCTTCCTCGTCTCGCAGGGGGTCGTCCAGAACTTCAAGCCCTACGACACGGTCCCCCTCGTCGAGAAGCAGACGATCCAGGTGCCGAAGACCGACGACGCGGGCAACGCCGTGAACGACGCGAAGGGCGACCCCGTCCTGGTCGACCAGGTCGTCGACACCCAGACCGTCGTCCAGGGCCCCGTCGCCTCGCAGGTCGCGATCAAGATGCTCGGGACGAACGGCGGCGGCTACGTCAACGCGAACGCCGCCCACCCCTTCGAGAACCCGACGCCGCTCTCGAACCTCGTCCAGATGCTCCTCATTTTCGCGATCCCGAGCGCCCTGACGTGGTGGCTGGGCCGGACGGTCGGCAACCAGGGCCACGGCTGGGCCGTCTGGGCCGCGATGGCGCTCCTCTTCGTCGGGGCCTTCCTCGTCTGCTGGCATTACGAGGCGGCGGGCAATCCGATCCACGCCGGGCTCGGCGTCGCCGCCGCCGACGGGAACATGGAGGGGAAGGAGGTCCGCTTCGGGATCTTCAACTCGGCCCTCTTCGCCACGGTGACGACCGACGCCTCGTGCGGCGCGGTGAACGCGATGCACGATTCGTTCACCCCGCTCGGCGGGCTCGTCCCGCTCTTCAACATCATGCTCGGCGAGGTCGTCTTCGGCGGCGTCGGCGCGGGGCTCTACGGGATGCTCGTCTTCGTCGTCCTCGGCGTCTTCATCGCCGGGCTGATGATCGGGCGTACCCCCGAATACCTCGGCAAGAAGATCGGGGCGTACGAGGTGAAGATGGCGATGCTCGTCGTCCTCGTCCTCGCCGCCTCGATCCTCGGCTTCAGCGCCTGGGCCTCGGCGAGCGAGTGGGGCAGGGCGGGCCTCAACAACCAGGGCCCCCACGGCCTGAGCGAGATCCTCTACGCCTTCACCTCGGCGACGGGGAACAACGGCAGCGCCTTCGCGGGGCTGACCGCGAACACCCCGTGGTACAACACCACGCTCGGCCTCGCCATGTTCATCGGGCGCTTCCTGATGATCGTCCCGGTGATGGCCCTCGCCGGGGCGCTGGCGGCGAAGAAGCGCGTCCCCGACGGCCCCGGGGCGTTCCCCGTCTCGGGGGCGACCTTCGTCTTCCTCCTCATCGCCACCGTCCTCCTCGTCGGCGCGCTCAACTTCGTCCCCGCGCTGGCCCTCGGCCCCGTCGTCGAGCACTTCCTGATGCGCGGCGGCCAGCTGTTCTAA
- a CDS encoding GntR family transcriptional regulator — translation MLPFPIEFKPGAPVSEQLAYAVRKAAISGQLQPGDRFPSVRALSQELRINPNTAHKVVASLVAEGLLEVHPGIGTVVGKVPQSTPQQRGELLGPEVERVVVEAKKLRLSLSEIQNAIETHWKRLS, via the coding sequence ATGCTCCCCTTTCCCATCGAATTCAAACCCGGCGCGCCCGTCTCGGAGCAGCTCGCCTATGCGGTGCGCAAGGCGGCGATCAGCGGGCAGCTTCAGCCCGGAGACCGCTTTCCCTCCGTCCGCGCCTTGAGCCAGGAATTGCGGATCAACCCGAACACCGCCCACAAAGTCGTCGCCTCGCTCGTCGCCGAGGGCCTCCTCGAAGTCCATCCCGGCATCGGGACCGTCGTCGGCAAAGTGCCGCAATCGACGCCGCAACAGCGCGGGGAACTCCTCGGCCCCGAGGTTGAGCGCGTCGTCGTCGAGGCGAAGAAACTCCGCCTCTCCCTTTCCGAAATCCAAAACGCCATCGAAACCCACTGGAAACGCCTCTCATGA
- a CDS encoding sulfite oxidase-like oxidoreductase, which translates to MIPLHIEAKERWAAKMKARQAGLPPAPRDAVRSGERLPPGQHLTQGGAFPVLDLGIQPRIDLPRWRLKIGGAVETPIEFGWEAFNAIPQVDDVSDFHCVTTWSKYDCRWAGVAFATLIDLVRPLPEARFVFFTSSDSYSTNVPMESLLDDDVLIATRFDGEALSREHGGPARVIVPKLYAWKGAKFVKEIEFLTEDRPGFWEQRGYSNTACPWKEERFA; encoded by the coding sequence ATGATCCCCCTCCACATTGAGGCCAAGGAACGGTGGGCGGCGAAGATGAAGGCCCGTCAGGCCGGCCTCCCGCCCGCGCCCCGGGATGCCGTCCGCAGCGGGGAACGCCTCCCCCCCGGCCAACACCTCACCCAGGGAGGGGCCTTCCCCGTCCTCGACCTCGGCATCCAGCCCCGGATCGACCTCCCCCGCTGGCGGCTGAAGATCGGCGGGGCCGTCGAGACCCCGATCGAATTCGGCTGGGAAGCCTTCAACGCCATCCCCCAGGTCGACGATGTCAGCGACTTCCATTGCGTCACCACCTGGAGCAAATACGACTGCCGCTGGGCCGGGGTCGCCTTCGCCACCCTGATCGACCTCGTCCGTCCTTTGCCCGAGGCCCGTTTTGTTTTCTTTACCTCCTCCGACAGCTATTCTACCAATGTTCCGATGGAATCCCTGCTGGACGACGACGTCCTGATCGCCACCCGCTTCGACGGGGAAGCTCTTTCCCGCGAGCACGGCGGTCCCGCCCGGGTCATCGTCCCGAAGCTCTACGCCTGGAAGGGGGCCAAATTCGTGAAGGAAATCGAGTTCCTTACCGAAGACCGTCCCGGCTTCTGGGAACAGCGCGGCTACTCGAACACCGCCTGCCCCTGGAAGGAAGAACGCTTCGCCTGA
- a CDS encoding GDSL-type esterase/lipase family protein, with translation MNALLPAAFLLAALAFPLSAQPTTAIPSDANAKAFPQWFAASARRVEEAKGKQIDTIFLGDALTEEWLRPDGGLPLWKQSYADRALNFGLAGDGTEHLLWRMTQIDLSPFAPPIRNVVILIGTNDTVHPPEAIVEGIQAVQARSRLLFPQARTLLVGLPHNARADKTTQAVNAALQTLADGKETFYVDLPGKMTPDREGKTWQGLAPDRFHLSPEGYKMWSEAMDGMLGK, from the coding sequence GTGAACGCACTCCTCCCGGCCGCCTTCCTCCTGGCTGCGCTGGCGTTCCCCCTTTCGGCCCAGCCGACGACGGCGATCCCGAGCGACGCCAACGCGAAGGCCTTCCCCCAGTGGTTCGCCGCGTCCGCCCGACGGGTCGAGGAGGCGAAGGGGAAGCAGATCGACACGATTTTCCTCGGCGACGCCCTCACCGAGGAATGGCTCCGCCCCGACGGCGGCCTGCCGCTCTGGAAGCAATCCTACGCCGACCGGGCGCTGAACTTCGGCCTCGCCGGGGACGGCACCGAGCATCTCCTCTGGCGGATGACCCAAATCGATCTCTCCCCCTTCGCTCCGCCCATCCGCAATGTCGTGATCCTCATCGGGACGAACGATACCGTCCATCCGCCCGAAGCCATCGTCGAGGGCATTCAGGCCGTCCAGGCCCGCAGCCGCCTCCTCTTCCCCCAAGCCCGCACCCTCCTCGTCGGCCTCCCCCACAACGCCCGCGCCGACAAAACGACGCAGGCCGTGAACGCGGCACTCCAAACCCTGGCCGATGGGAAGGAAACGTTCTACGTCGACCTACCCGGCAAGATGACGCCCGACCGGGAGGGGAAGACGTGGCAGGGGCTCGCCCCGGATCGATTCCATCTCTCCCCGGAAGGGTACAAGATGTGGAGTGAGGCGATGGATGGGATGCTGGGGAAATAG
- the kdpB gene encoding potassium-transporting ATPase subunit KdpB, protein MKTHSLFDPRMLLPALGDSFRKLHPARLFKNPVMGVTAVGALLTTLEVFLSSEPPRFTVQISLWLWFTVLFANFAEAMAEGRGKAQAASLRQSRRSLTARKLVPLGLGIGQVVPAEMLRRGDLIVVEAGETIPCDGTIVKGAATVDEAAITGESAPVVREAGGDRSSVTGGTRVLSDRLEIEVSSEPGHSFLDRMIGLVEGAKRQKTPNEIALTILLSALTIVFLLVVMTLMPFGLYSGAAFSITVLVALLVCLIPTTIGGLLSAIGIAGIDRLVQKNVLAMSGRAVEAAGDVDVLLLDKTGTITLGNRQAVEFFPAPGFDLAAVADAAQLASLADETPEGRSIVTLAKQHGLRARSVSQGEGIRFVPFTAQTRMSGVDLAGANLAYRKGAADAIKAYVGGMFPASVEKRVGEIANLGGTPLVVASRPLDEEKQAGKVIGVIYLKDVVKGGLADRFARFRAMGIRTVMITGDNPRTAAAIAKEAGVDDYLAEATPEDKLAYLRREQMEGRLVAMTGDGTNDAPALAQADVGVAMNTGTQAAKEAGNMIDLDSNPTKLIEVVEVGKQLLMTRGALTTFSVANDVAKYFAILPAMLMATFPAVAPLNVMRLASPQSAILSAVIFNALIIVALIPLALRGVTFRPMGAAALLRRNLCLYGLGGLLAPFAGIKAVDLLITHLHLI, encoded by the coding sequence ATGAAAACGCATTCTCTCTTCGATCCCCGCATGCTCCTTCCCGCCCTCGGGGATTCGTTCCGGAAGCTCCACCCGGCCCGGCTCTTCAAGAATCCCGTGATGGGCGTCACCGCCGTCGGTGCGCTCCTCACGACCCTCGAGGTTTTCCTCTCGAGCGAGCCGCCGCGCTTCACCGTCCAGATCTCCCTCTGGCTCTGGTTCACCGTCCTCTTCGCCAACTTCGCCGAGGCGATGGCCGAGGGGCGCGGCAAGGCGCAGGCCGCCTCGCTGCGGCAATCGCGGCGCTCGCTGACCGCCCGGAAGCTCGTCCCGCTGGGCTTGGGCATCGGCCAGGTGGTTCCCGCCGAAATGCTGCGCCGCGGGGACCTCATCGTCGTCGAGGCCGGGGAGACGATCCCCTGCGACGGGACGATCGTGAAAGGCGCGGCCACCGTCGACGAGGCGGCGATCACCGGAGAATCGGCCCCCGTCGTCCGCGAGGCGGGCGGCGACCGCAGCTCCGTCACCGGCGGGACGCGGGTCCTTTCGGATCGGCTGGAGATCGAGGTGTCGTCCGAGCCGGGCCACAGCTTCCTCGACCGGATGATCGGCCTCGTCGAGGGGGCGAAACGGCAGAAGACGCCGAACGAGATCGCGCTGACGATCCTCCTCTCGGCCCTCACGATCGTCTTCCTCCTCGTCGTGATGACGCTGATGCCCTTCGGCCTCTACTCGGGCGCCGCGTTCTCGATCACTGTCCTAGTCGCCCTCCTCGTCTGCCTCATCCCGACGACGATCGGCGGCCTCCTCAGCGCCATCGGCATCGCGGGGATCGACCGCCTCGTCCAGAAGAACGTCCTCGCGATGAGCGGCCGCGCCGTCGAGGCGGCGGGCGACGTCGACGTCCTCCTCCTCGACAAGACGGGGACGATCACCCTCGGCAACCGGCAGGCGGTCGAGTTCTTCCCCGCTCCCGGCTTCGACCTGGCGGCGGTGGCCGATGCGGCCCAGCTCGCCTCGCTCGCCGACGAGACGCCCGAGGGGCGGAGCATCGTCACCCTGGCGAAGCAGCACGGCCTCCGCGCCCGTTCGGTCAGCCAGGGCGAGGGCATTCGCTTCGTCCCCTTCACCGCGCAGACCCGGATGAGCGGCGTCGACCTCGCCGGAGCGAACCTCGCCTACCGCAAGGGCGCGGCCGATGCGATCAAGGCCTACGTCGGCGGGATGTTCCCCGCGTCCGTCGAGAAGCGGGTCGGGGAGATCGCCAACCTCGGCGGCACCCCCCTCGTCGTCGCTTCCCGTCCCCTGGACGAGGAGAAGCAGGCCGGAAAGGTGATCGGCGTGATCTACCTGAAGGACGTCGTGAAGGGCGGCCTCGCCGACCGCTTCGCCCGGTTCCGCGCCATGGGGATCCGCACGGTGATGATCACCGGGGACAATCCCCGCACCGCCGCCGCCATCGCGAAGGAGGCGGGCGTCGACGACTACCTCGCCGAGGCGACCCCCGAGGACAAGCTCGCCTACCTCCGCCGGGAGCAGATGGAAGGCCGCCTCGTCGCGATGACCGGCGACGGGACGAACGACGCTCCGGCCCTCGCCCAGGCCGATGTCGGCGTGGCGATGAACACCGGGACCCAGGCGGCGAAGGAGGCCGGGAACATGATCGATCTCGACTCGAACCCGACGAAGCTCATCGAGGTCGTCGAGGTCGGCAAGCAGCTTCTCATGACCCGGGGGGCGTTGACGACGTTCAGTGTCGCGAACGACGTGGCGAAGTACTTCGCCATCCTCCCGGCCATGTTGATGGCGACCTTCCCCGCCGTCGCGCCGCTCAACGTCATGCGTCTGGCGAGCCCGCAGAGCGCGATCCTCAGCGCGGTGATCTTCAACGCCCTGATCATCGTCGCCCTCATCCCGCTCGCCCTGCGCGGCGTCACCTTCCGCCCGATGGGCGCGGCGGCCCTCCTGCGCCGGAACCTCTGCCTCTACGGGCTCGGCGGCCTGCTGGCCCCCTTCGCGGGGATCAAGGCCGTCGACCTTCTCATCACCCACCTCCACCTCATCTAA
- a CDS encoding tetratricopeptide repeat protein produces MKRLPLRALLFLVLASTAISLQAQTAAPAAPAGTGTVIPAVPPNAPVPPPASNTPPPPTPDQIAKWQQVLTNFGAEKYADALAGVEDLIRARPTDNQLLLVRGNILLKLERWAPATDQFNAVLKITPKDASARYGLGEVAYYQKKYADARAVYQQLNADDPKNDLFTYKIFLTYLMEDNLTEAKNRLDKFDFAGNSPAYYFAMAAWNYKAGKPTDAESYIASSVSIFPPIANNLFADPLMSAGWLKKKVGNLGIAAPSGAR; encoded by the coding sequence ATGAAACGCCTCCCCCTCCGCGCCCTTCTCTTCCTCGTCCTCGCCTCGACGGCGATCAGCCTGCAAGCCCAAACCGCCGCGCCCGCCGCCCCCGCCGGGACCGGCACAGTGATCCCCGCCGTCCCGCCCAACGCCCCCGTCCCGCCGCCCGCTTCCAACACCCCCCCGCCGCCGACGCCCGACCAGATCGCGAAGTGGCAGCAGGTGTTGACGAACTTCGGCGCGGAGAAATACGCCGACGCCCTCGCGGGGGTCGAAGACCTCATCCGCGCCCGCCCCACCGACAACCAGCTCCTCCTGGTCCGCGGCAACATCCTCCTGAAGCTCGAACGGTGGGCTCCCGCCACCGACCAGTTCAACGCCGTCCTGAAGATCACCCCGAAGGACGCCTCCGCCCGCTACGGCCTCGGCGAAGTCGCCTACTACCAGAAGAAATACGCCGACGCCCGCGCCGTCTACCAGCAGCTCAACGCCGACGATCCGAAGAACGACCTCTTCACCTATAAGATCTTCCTCACCTACCTCATGGAGGACAACCTGACCGAGGCGAAGAACCGCCTCGACAAGTTCGACTTCGCCGGGAACAGCCCCGCCTATTACTTCGCGATGGCCGCGTGGAATTACAAGGCGGGCAAGCCGACCGACGCCGAGAGCTACATCGCCTCCTCGGTCTCGATCTTCCCCCCCATCGCCAACAACCTCTTCGCCGATCCCCTCATGAGCGCGGGCTGGCTGAAGAAGAAGGTCGGCAACCTCGGGATCGCCGCCCCCTCCGGCGCGAGGTAG
- a CDS encoding MBL fold metallo-hydrolase, with the protein MLRFTVLASGSSGNCAYLETASCRLLIDAGVSGRRIDQALAALGRSLKEVEAVFLTHEHSDHTSGLAVVAKKLGIPIWCNRATMEFLQPNLPGYDKWRLFETGETLSIGNLTIETFPISHDAYDPVGYIFHHDLGSVGFLTDLGHATRLVIERVRRARALVLEANYDLALLHADTKRPWAVKQRILSRHGHLSNEAAAELAAQIAGDKLEDLYLGHLSADCNHPDVAARVVGDRLREAGHGHIRLHPLAPDIAAATLCWD; encoded by the coding sequence GTGCTTCGTTTCACCGTCCTCGCCAGCGGCAGCAGCGGCAACTGCGCCTACCTCGAGACCGCCTCCTGCCGCCTCCTGATCGACGCGGGCGTGAGCGGGCGGCGGATCGACCAGGCCCTCGCCGCCCTCGGCCGCTCGCTGAAGGAAGTCGAGGCCGTCTTCCTCACCCACGAGCACAGCGACCACACCTCGGGCCTCGCCGTCGTGGCGAAGAAGCTCGGCATCCCGATCTGGTGCAACCGGGCGACGATGGAATTCCTCCAGCCGAACCTCCCGGGCTACGACAAGTGGCGGCTCTTCGAGACGGGGGAGACCCTTTCCATCGGCAACCTGACGATCGAGACATTCCCGATCTCCCACGACGCGTACGACCCCGTCGGCTACATCTTCCACCACGACCTCGGGAGCGTCGGCTTCCTCACCGACCTCGGCCACGCGACGAGGCTGGTGATCGAGCGGGTCCGTCGGGCGCGGGCGCTGGTGCTCGAGGCGAACTACGACCTCGCCCTCCTCCACGCCGACACGAAGCGGCCCTGGGCGGTGAAGCAGCGGATCCTTTCCCGGCACGGCCATCTCTCGAACGAGGCGGCGGCGGAGCTGGCCGCGCAGATCGCCGGGGACAAGCTCGAAGACCTCTACCTCGGCCACCTCAGCGCCGATTGCAATCATCCCGACGTGGCGGCCCGCGTCGTCGGCGACCGCCTCCGCGAGGCGGGCCACGGCCATATCCGTCTCCATCCCCTCGCGCCCGATATCGCGGCGGCGACGCTCTGTTGGGATTAG